From Candidatus Dependentiae bacterium:
CTGCACTAGAAAATAAAAATACGGGAGTATGAGCATCTATAAGCGCTAAAGGACCATGCTTAAGTTCCCCTGCTGGATAACAATCAGTAAAAATATACGAGATCTCTTTAAGCTTAAGTGCAGCCTCTTGAGCAAAAGGAAAGCTTATATGACGTCCTAAAAAGATCGCTTGCTTAAATTGAGCATAATAAGGTGCTAGTTTTTGAATAATAACACGCTTATACGTTTCAATACTATTTTCAAGTATTTCGGCCACTATAAGCAACTCTGATTCAGCTAGTTCCATGCGTTGAGTGGTTATACGGCCTTTTTCAAGCGCGATGCGATGAGCAAGCCAATAGAGTGCTGCAACTTGAGCAGAAAAAGCTTTAGTTGAAGCTACAGCAACTTCTGGACCAGCATAGGTAAGCATAAAGCCATGAGCTTCACGTACCATAGTACTACTAGCGACATTAGTTAAAGCTGCAGTAGGAGTTTTGAAAGTGTTAACAAACCTAATAGATTCAAGAGTATCTGCAGTTTCACCTGATTGAGAAATAGCTATATGGATACTCTTTTTTTCAGGGAAAAAGGGCAAGTACCTAAACTCAGAAGCTAAATGAGCTCGAGCAGGTATCTGCGTAATAGATTCAAAAAAGAATTCCGCAATACGAGCTGCATGCCATGAAGTACCACAACCAATAAAATTAATACTAGCCAGGTCTTTGGCATAACTACTAGTAATGCCTAACTGTTTCCATAACGATGTACCAAGAGCACGACATTTGTAAAGAGTGTCATTGATCACTTTTTTTTGCTCATAAATCTCTTTGAGCATAAAATGTTCGTATCCTTGCTTACCGTCATTAGACCAGGTAATATCTACTATTTGTATATCAAGCGGCAACTCTTTGCCACAAAAGCTATAGAGTTCGATGCTCCCCTTTTTTATAAAAGCAAAGCTTTCATCAGGTAAATATACCACTTTATTGGTACGACCTGCAAAAGCAAGAGCATCTGATGCTATAAACATTTCGCCATCACCAATACCAATACATAAAGGTGATCGCTTGCGCACTATAAGCATAGTATCAGGATGAGCTTGAAGCAGACAACTAAAAGCATAAGCACCCTGAAGCTGATGAACTAAGTCTAGTACGGCAGCTTTAAAAGTCTTATGTGTGTGTAAAAGCGCTTCAAAAAGATGGGCTATAGTCTCGGTATCAGTTTGAGAAACAAATACATGGCCTGTTGCAAGCAACTTTTCTTTAAGATCATGATAGTTTTCAATAATACCGTTGTGTACTATAGAGAGTGTTTTATGACAGTCAAAATGAGGATGAGCATTCTCCGTTGAAGCAACTCCATGAGTTGACCAACGTGTGTGCCCCATACCTATATGACCATCAATAGGTGACTGCTCAAAATTTTTAAGTAAATTTGAGATACCACCTTGTGATTTAGCATACATAAGTTGATTATCATGAGAACGCAAGCAGGCAAAACCAGCTGAATCATAGCCCCGATACTCAAGTCGAGTAAGGCCTTCCATTACGTACGCTCGACACTGTCCTTTTCCTACATAGCCAACTACACTACACATTCTTAATACTACCCTCTTTTATGAACGCGCTCTTACTTAAAACTATTAGTGTATATAAAAGCGTCTATTAGCGTTTTACAAATTGGAATTTACGACGAGCTGCTTTTTGTCCATATTTTTTACGTTCTTTTACGCGAGAGTCAACCGATAAAAGACCATGTTGTTTTAAAATAGGACGTATAGCTTCGTTCATTTCTAGTAAAGCACGAGCGATACCAAGCTTGGTAGCATCTGCTTGAGCACATAGTCCGCCACCACACACATTTACTTCAATGTCATAGGTTGACGCTTGTGGATAAGCATGAAATGGCAAAGCTGCAGCTATGCGGGTAACTTCTGTATCAAAGTATACAGTATAATCTTTCTTGTTTACTATAAGATTACCTTTACCTCTTTTAAGCCATACACGTGCAACAGCAGACTTACGTCTACCAACACCATGAGCTAAAGGAGCGTTTGACGAACGAGCGCCTTCTGTTTTGTTTGTTTCTTTTTTCATAGAGTTTTAGATCCTATAAATTATTACTATAATACTACAATGGAGCCGATGATCGGATTTGAACCGACGGCCTACTGATTACGAATCAGTTGCTCTACCACTGAGCTACATCGGCATTTACCTATACTTTAAGTACGCCTTAACAAGTATAACATACGTCGTGAAATATACAAATTCACGTAGAGATTTATAAACGTCCCTCTTCAACTGCTTCTTGACAAGCAAGGCAACGTGTAGCATTAGGAAACAGCAGTAATCTTTTTTCAGAAATAGGGTTGCCGCATTCACTACAAATACCATATGAACCGTTTTCTATCATATCAAGCGCTTTTACAATACGTTGATATTCATCAAGCTCATTGTTATGAAGAGAAATCTTAAGCTCTTCAAGTGTTGAAGACAACGCCTGATCGCCTGTATCTTGTACTTGATCATCACTTACTTTTTCTTTATACATTAAAGAAAGTGCGTACTCAAGTTCTACTTTTCTTGAAAGCAAACTCTCTTTTATAGCCGTTAAATTATTCACGGTCTCTGTTCCTTTTTGTCTTAAAAAATCTTTTTAACAATAACTCTGACTCTTGTGCTAACACACCGCTAGTTACACCTTTAATCTGTTTTTTATATAAATCTGGCAAGCTCTCTTTGTCAAGGTGATAACCAAAAAGAGGTGACTTAGCCCCATATACTATACGCTCAATACGACTTAGTCCAATTAAACTCATACACATCAAGCACGGCTCTAAAGTCACATATAGTGTGCATTTATCAAGCCGCCAATCTTTAGTAGTTTGACCAGCATCTTCAATAGCACGCACCTCTGCATGACCAGTTTGGCTATAGGTAGCTTGTGTACTATTATAGCCACGACCAATAATAACACTTTGAGCATTAACAACAACCGAACCTATAGGTACTTCTTGTTTGCTAAAAGCAATTTCAGCAAGCTCAAGCGCTTGCTGCATATAATAGTCATCTTGTGTATGTATGATCATTTTATTTGTATGCTATTTTTTTTTAAAATTATGCTTGTCCCATAAATGGGGTATACTTATTACCTAGCTCAGGATACAGATCTACTATTTTTTCAAGTAAGTGTATAAGCTCAAGTTTTCTTGTTTTTTTAAATTTGGTCCCCAGT
This genomic window contains:
- the glmS gene encoding glutamine--fructose-6-phosphate transaminase (isomerizing) — translated: MCSVVGYVGKGQCRAYVMEGLTRLEYRGYDSAGFACLRSHDNQLMYAKSQGGISNLLKNFEQSPIDGHIGMGHTRWSTHGVASTENAHPHFDCHKTLSIVHNGIIENYHDLKEKLLATGHVFVSQTDTETIAHLFEALLHTHKTFKAAVLDLVHQLQGAYAFSCLLQAHPDTMLIVRKRSPLCIGIGDGEMFIASDALAFAGRTNKVVYLPDESFAFIKKGSIELYSFCGKELPLDIQIVDITWSNDGKQGYEHFMLKEIYEQKKVINDTLYKCRALGTSLWKQLGITSSYAKDLASINFIGCGTSWHAARIAEFFFESITQIPARAHLASEFRYLPFFPEKKSIHIAISQSGETADTLESIRFVNTFKTPTAALTNVASSTMVREAHGFMLTYAGPEVAVASTKAFSAQVAALYWLAHRIALEKGRITTQRMELAESELLIVAEILENSIETYKRVIIQKLAPYYAQFKQAIFLGRHISFPFAQEAALKLKEISYIFTDCYPAGELKHGPLALIDAHTPVFLFSSADPLIYQKLLANAQEVKARSGHLVVFAFEGQKELLSLADCAFVLPQVNPLLAPLAMTGLMQFFVYQIAQVLNRPIDKPRNLAKSVTVE
- a CDS encoding TraR/DksA family transcriptional regulator, yielding MNNLTAIKESLLSRKVELEYALSLMYKEKVSDDQVQDTGDQALSSTLEELKISLHNNELDEYQRIVKALDMIENGSYGICSECGNPISEKRLLLFPNATRCLACQEAVEEGRL
- the rpsI gene encoding 30S ribosomal protein S9, coding for MKKETNKTEGARSSNAPLAHGVGRRKSAVARVWLKRGKGNLIVNKKDYTVYFDTEVTRIAAALPFHAYPQASTYDIEVNVCGGGLCAQADATKLGIARALLEMNEAIRPILKQHGLLSVDSRVKERKKYGQKAARRKFQFVKR
- a CDS encoding nucleoside deaminase; translation: MIIHTQDDYYMQQALELAEIAFSKQEVPIGSVVVNAQSVIIGRGYNSTQATYSQTGHAEVRAIEDAGQTTKDWRLDKCTLYVTLEPCLMCMSLIGLSRIERIVYGAKSPLFGYHLDKESLPDLYKKQIKGVTSGVLAQESELLLKRFFKTKRNRDRE